Proteins co-encoded in one Rhopalosiphum maidis isolate BTI-1 chromosome 2, ASM367621v3, whole genome shotgun sequence genomic window:
- the LOC113553121 gene encoding cordon-bleu protein-like 1 isoform X3 yields the protein MNVLCLKLRRKHQVWSPEMTENIKYSKAFHSKANQLNHIEQLRQTMSLQMPVTEDTPPDMLSGAMDLNVILPNGSVIKMSVERSTPMMDLLVQITTAHKLSPGNHAVHAIGDRGVLPYKPSTPIGALDTWTVNIVPKNLSKNGRYQSQSIMKCISKPFEQTFRLQVHLPRNQLYVSRISPKTPLNNILKQVCFEKNLDSTKYTLRKPDKLNEPLDLSKTLVEYKLQQLSLVLNTNRTLIGGLSSDDIMSRAPKKFSCDDSLSSGSLGGRSLSPTRSDESSDTPRRPLMVKVLPSRPVRKRRLAPKPPSQQRNAPEQTIISHSRNSSDSSGYHESSVLSDAVDCSVGMTRTGNFSPTKTSGPTMSRSMTNLQVCGQNQNQFSEIPFMSNNIGQSKHSVSTTSLISIQSRKKKAAPLPPLANKPKLAPPQEEPESEPEIQRKSQTLPVTTKMYIADPQEKSKTVSRIELNNNVVEPNLSPATSSLSSLSRSDVDRGSTADEDELRMDDEEIDRIFGDATSGYDTPSIVTIKENNTDVTDIDWEYKLPDPPSAFRDDHSPTMTMFDTVTIGNLKDVVFQEEPTINPIKVKEDNITAEESVKKIIGDEYHCFTQDSGIGSDDSSLPSSCEEKIHADEKPVKIVEPKESKLNNFKIVAYDEDCSRPTEIFCDESVKTWKTTQIARESNPAYKTQTTNLVNRHKSFSMDRTNLSVTVKRSTSHISLLSGNIKPSNRLAKHYIGRTYSSERLNYDDKSPVKRSFSVDNITEDAQENCQDDNEIEIIPKKIESTLEQSSPLHSLQILKTILPQIEDHKENTINNNLSFDEVSNIPNTSLSETTLKKTNEGPLIEKILETNESKPKIETTEFNDLQTRVAFLKPVTVEMPATVKHVQSVNKLHEEPSKINNINMQCEFRNNKPEIQIPVNKDEKVKRYLYTGPPKISLSTWNERPKRQVSIKTDRDYVIGIRQRLQRKADDNANKSLDEDHCNKPVSRVPIVKSVELKKPYAEQLQTASPVLALSEAIKVEAKLSNELKKPYVEQLQAVSPVLALSEAIKAQAKLSNGYSYHGSTIMLTGENDDNVILRPLDKKSSIDSSYTFGKLMGRQRKPREISTNVDPRENLLESIRSFGGRDNLKKIRA from the exons aCAAACGATGTCCTTGCAGATGCCGGTGACGGAAGACACGCCTCCCGACATGCTGTCTGGGGCAATGGATCTAAACGTGATTTTGCCTAACGGTTCCGTGATCAAGATGAGCGTCGAGAGAAG tacgCCAATGATGGACTTGCTTGTGCAGATTACTACTGCCCACAAATTATCGCCAGGCAATCATGCGGTGCATGCCATCGGTGATCGCGGTGTCTTACCGTATAAACCCAGTACTCCTATCG GTGCCCTAGATACATGGACAGTAAACATCGTTCCTAAAAACTTAAGTAAAAATGGCAGGTATCAAAGCCAGTCTATTATGAAATGCATATCAAAACCGTTCGAACAAACGTTTCGTCttcaa gtacatttaccAAGAAATCAGTTATACGTATCCCGAATAAGTCCAAAAACACCACTAAACAACATTCTTAAGCAAGTATGTTTCGAGAAAAATCTTGATTCCACCAAGTATACATTAAGAAAACCcg acaaaTTGAACGAGCCCTTGGACTTGAGTAAAACATTAGTTGAGTATAAACTACAACAATTGTCTCTGGTATTGAATACTAATCGCACTCTCATCGGCGGCCTATCCTCAGATGACATTATGTCCCGGGCCCCTAAAAAATTTTCG TGTGATGATAGTTTGAGTAGTGGTAGTTTGGGTGGTAGAAGTTTGAGTCCCACTAGATCAGATGAATCCTCAGACACTCCACGTCGCCCACTAATGGTCAAAGTATTACCATCTAGACCAGTCCGAAAGAGAAGACTAGCACCAAAACCACCATCG caACAACGAAATGCTCcagaacaaacaataatatcacattCGCGAAATAGTTCTGATAGTAGTGGATACCACGAATCATCAGTCCTTAGTGATGCTGTTGATTgcag TGTTGGAATGACGAGGACTGGAAATTTTTCTCCTACCAAAACGTCTGGCCCAACCATGTCGCGTTCAATGACCAATCTTCAAGTTTGCGGACAAAATCAGAACCAGTTCTCTGAAATACCTTTTATGTCTAACAACATAGGTCAATCAAAACACTCGGTATCGACTACATCACTTATATCAATTCAAA GTCGTAAAAAGAAAGCTGCACCCCTTCCACCTCTAGCAAATAAACCTAAACTTGCACCACCGCAAGAAGAACCTGAAAGTGAACCAGAAATACAGAGAAAATCACAAACACTGCCTGTtactacaaaaatgtatatagcaGATCCacaagaaaaatcaaaaactgttTCCAGAATAGAACTGAACAATAATGTAGTTGAACCTAATCTATCCCCAGCAACATCCTCGTTGTCATCACTTAGTCGATCAGATGTAGATAGAG GTTCCACTGCCGACGAAGACGAATTGCGTATGGATGATGAAGAAATCGATCGTATATTTGGAGATGCAACTAGTGGTTACGATACACCATCTATCGTTACCATTAAAGAAAACAACACAGACGTTACAGATATTGATTGGGAATACAAATTACCTGATCCTCCTTCAGCATTTAGGGATGACCATTCTCCTACAATGACGATGTTCGATACAGTAACCATCGGTAACCTTAAAGATGTCGTATTTCAAGAGGAACCTACTATTAATCCAATAAAAGTTAAAGAAGATAATATCACGGCTGAAGagtctgtaaaaaaaataattggagACGAATACCATTGTTTCACTCAAGACTCGGGGATTGGATCAGATGATTCATCATTACCATCGAGTTGTGAAGAAAAAATACACGCAGATGAAAAACCCGTTAAAATTGTAGAACCAAAAGAATCtaaactaaacaattttaaaattgtggcTTATGATGAAGATTGCTCTAGACCAACAGAGATATTCTGTGATGAGTCGGTTAAAACATGGAAGACAACACAAATAGCTCGAGAATCAAATCCCGCGTACAAAACGCAAACCACGAACTTGGTTAATAGGCACAAATCGTTCAGTATGGATAGAACTAACTTGTCTGTAACAGTCAAACGAAGTACGTCACATATTAGTCTTTTAAGTGGTAATATAAAACCATCGAATCGGCTGGCCAAACACTATATTGGACGAACTTATTCCTCTGAACGACTTAATTACGATGACAAGTCTCCAGTGAAAAGATCATTCAGTGTAGATAACATAACAGAAG ATGCGCAAGAAAATTGCCAAGACGACAATGAAATCGaaataataccaaaaaaaattgagtctACATTAGAACAATCTTCTCCCTTACACTCCCTTcag ataTTAAAAACGATCCTCCCTCAAATTGAAGATCATAAagaaaacacaataaataacaatttaag ttttgatgAAGTTTCCAACATTCCAAATACATCGCTTTCGgaaacaacattaaaaaaaaccaacgaaGGTCCGTTGATTGAGAAGATACTCGAAACGAATGAGTCAAAACCAAAAATAGAAACAACGGAATTCAATGATTTACAAACGCGGGTAGCTTTTCTAAAACCCGTGACAGTAGAAATGCCAGCTACCGTAAAACACGTTCAATCCGTAAATAAACTCCATGAAGAGCctagtaaaatcaataatataaatatgcaatGTGAATTTCGTAATAACAAACCGGAAATTCAAATACCAGTAAATAAAGACGAAAAAGTTAAAAGGTATTTGTACACGGGTCCCCCAAAAATCAGTCTATCCACGTGGAACGAACGCCCTAAAAGGCAGGTCAGCATCAAAACTGACCGAGACTACGTTATTGGCATTAGACAAAGGTTACAACGAAAGGCCGACGATAATGCGAACAAGTCGTTAGATGAAGACCACTGCAACAAGCCTGTATCCAGGGTACCGATAGTGAAGTCTGTCGAACTGAAAAAACCTTATGCTGAACAATTACAAACGGCTAGCCCGGTTCTGGCTTTGTCCGAAGCGATCAAAGTTGAAGCAAAGCTCAGTAATGAACTAAAGAAACCTTACGTTGAACAATTGCAAGCGGTTAGCCCGGTTCTAGCCCTGTCCGAAGCGATTAAAGCTCAAGCTAAACTCAGTAATGGCTACAGTTACCATGGCAGTACGATCATGTTGACCGGTGAAAATGACGATAACGTAATATTAAGACCGTTGGATAAGAAATCATCCATTGACAGTTCGTATACATTTGGTAAACTAATGGGCCGGCAAAGAAAACCTAGGGAAATTTCAACGAACGTCGACCCCAGGGAAAATCTACTCGAGTCAATTAGATCATTCGGGGGCAGAGacaacctaaaaaaaattagagcaTAG
- the LOC113553121 gene encoding uncharacterized protein LOC113553121 isoform X1 has protein sequence MNVLCLKLRRKHQVWSPEMTENIKYSKAFHSKANQLNHIEQLRQTMSLQMPVTEDTPPDMLSGAMDLNVILPNGSVIKMSVERSTPMMDLLVQITTAHKLSPGNHAVHAIGDRGVLPYKPSTPIGALDTWTVNIVPKNLSKNGRYQSQSIMKCISKPFEQTFRLQVHLPRNQLYVSRISPKTPLNNILKQVCFEKNLDSTKYTLRKPDKLNEPLDLSKTLVEYKLQQLSLVLNTNRTLIGGLSSDDIMSRAPKKFSCDDSLSSGSLGGRSLSPTRSDESSDTPRRPLMVKVLPSRPVRKRRLAPKPPSQQRNAPEQTIISHSRNSSDSSGYHESSVLSDAVDCSVGMTRTGNFSPTKTSGPTMSRSMTNLQVCGQNQNQFSEIPFMSNNIGQSKHSVSTTSLISIQSRKKKAAPLPPLANKPKLAPPQEEPESEPEIQRKSQTLPVTTKMYIADPQEKSKTVSRIELNNNVVEPNLSPATSSLSSLSRSDVDRDLTEPTSPTSSIVIGCNYLLKLEVKSKRPAPKPPMRSSTINRSEASNPLGDLTTVPRLSSGSTADEDELRMDDEEIDRIFGDATSGYDTPSIVTIKENNTDVTDIDWEYKLPDPPSAFRDDHSPTMTMFDTVTIGNLKDVVFQEEPTINPIKVKEDNITAEESVKKIIGDEYHCFTQDSGIGSDDSSLPSSCEEKIHADEKPVKIVEPKESKLNNFKIVAYDEDCSRPTEIFCDESVKTWKTTQIARESNPAYKTQTTNLVNRHKSFSMDRTNLSVTVKRSTSHISLLSGNIKPSNRLAKHYIGRTYSSERLNYDDKSPVKRSFSVDNITEDAQENCQDDNEIEIIPKKIESTLEQSSPLHSLQILKTILPQIEDHKENTINNNLSFDEVSNIPNTSLSETTLKKTNEGPLIEKILETNESKPKIETTEFNDLQTRVAFLKPVTVEMPATVKHVQSVNKLHEEPSKINNINMQCEFRNNKPEIQIPVNKDEKVKRYLYTGPPKISLSTWNERPKRQVSIKTDRDYVIGIRQRLQRKADDNANKSLDEDHCNKPVSRVPIVKSVELKKPYAEQLQTASPVLALSEAIKVEAKLSNELKKPYVEQLQAVSPVLALSEAIKAQAKLSNGYSYHGSTIMLTGENDDNVILRPLDKKSSIDSSYTFGKLMGRQRKPREISTNVDPRENLLESIRSFGGRDNLKKIRA, from the exons aCAAACGATGTCCTTGCAGATGCCGGTGACGGAAGACACGCCTCCCGACATGCTGTCTGGGGCAATGGATCTAAACGTGATTTTGCCTAACGGTTCCGTGATCAAGATGAGCGTCGAGAGAAG tacgCCAATGATGGACTTGCTTGTGCAGATTACTACTGCCCACAAATTATCGCCAGGCAATCATGCGGTGCATGCCATCGGTGATCGCGGTGTCTTACCGTATAAACCCAGTACTCCTATCG GTGCCCTAGATACATGGACAGTAAACATCGTTCCTAAAAACTTAAGTAAAAATGGCAGGTATCAAAGCCAGTCTATTATGAAATGCATATCAAAACCGTTCGAACAAACGTTTCGTCttcaa gtacatttaccAAGAAATCAGTTATACGTATCCCGAATAAGTCCAAAAACACCACTAAACAACATTCTTAAGCAAGTATGTTTCGAGAAAAATCTTGATTCCACCAAGTATACATTAAGAAAACCcg acaaaTTGAACGAGCCCTTGGACTTGAGTAAAACATTAGTTGAGTATAAACTACAACAATTGTCTCTGGTATTGAATACTAATCGCACTCTCATCGGCGGCCTATCCTCAGATGACATTATGTCCCGGGCCCCTAAAAAATTTTCG TGTGATGATAGTTTGAGTAGTGGTAGTTTGGGTGGTAGAAGTTTGAGTCCCACTAGATCAGATGAATCCTCAGACACTCCACGTCGCCCACTAATGGTCAAAGTATTACCATCTAGACCAGTCCGAAAGAGAAGACTAGCACCAAAACCACCATCG caACAACGAAATGCTCcagaacaaacaataatatcacattCGCGAAATAGTTCTGATAGTAGTGGATACCACGAATCATCAGTCCTTAGTGATGCTGTTGATTgcag TGTTGGAATGACGAGGACTGGAAATTTTTCTCCTACCAAAACGTCTGGCCCAACCATGTCGCGTTCAATGACCAATCTTCAAGTTTGCGGACAAAATCAGAACCAGTTCTCTGAAATACCTTTTATGTCTAACAACATAGGTCAATCAAAACACTCGGTATCGACTACATCACTTATATCAATTCAAA GTCGTAAAAAGAAAGCTGCACCCCTTCCACCTCTAGCAAATAAACCTAAACTTGCACCACCGCAAGAAGAACCTGAAAGTGAACCAGAAATACAGAGAAAATCACAAACACTGCCTGTtactacaaaaatgtatatagcaGATCCacaagaaaaatcaaaaactgttTCCAGAATAGAACTGAACAATAATGTAGTTGAACCTAATCTATCCCCAGCAACATCCTCGTTGTCATCACTTAGTCGATCAGATGTAGATAGAG ATTTGACTGAACCCACATCTCCCACATCCTCGATTGTAATAGGttgtaattacttattaaaattggaAGTGAAATCGAAAAGACCGGCGCCTAAACCACCTATGCGATCTTCGACTATAAACCGATCAGAGGCATCCAATCCACTTGGAGATTTGACAACAGTACCTCGATTATCTTCAG GTTCCACTGCCGACGAAGACGAATTGCGTATGGATGATGAAGAAATCGATCGTATATTTGGAGATGCAACTAGTGGTTACGATACACCATCTATCGTTACCATTAAAGAAAACAACACAGACGTTACAGATATTGATTGGGAATACAAATTACCTGATCCTCCTTCAGCATTTAGGGATGACCATTCTCCTACAATGACGATGTTCGATACAGTAACCATCGGTAACCTTAAAGATGTCGTATTTCAAGAGGAACCTACTATTAATCCAATAAAAGTTAAAGAAGATAATATCACGGCTGAAGagtctgtaaaaaaaataattggagACGAATACCATTGTTTCACTCAAGACTCGGGGATTGGATCAGATGATTCATCATTACCATCGAGTTGTGAAGAAAAAATACACGCAGATGAAAAACCCGTTAAAATTGTAGAACCAAAAGAATCtaaactaaacaattttaaaattgtggcTTATGATGAAGATTGCTCTAGACCAACAGAGATATTCTGTGATGAGTCGGTTAAAACATGGAAGACAACACAAATAGCTCGAGAATCAAATCCCGCGTACAAAACGCAAACCACGAACTTGGTTAATAGGCACAAATCGTTCAGTATGGATAGAACTAACTTGTCTGTAACAGTCAAACGAAGTACGTCACATATTAGTCTTTTAAGTGGTAATATAAAACCATCGAATCGGCTGGCCAAACACTATATTGGACGAACTTATTCCTCTGAACGACTTAATTACGATGACAAGTCTCCAGTGAAAAGATCATTCAGTGTAGATAACATAACAGAAG ATGCGCAAGAAAATTGCCAAGACGACAATGAAATCGaaataataccaaaaaaaattgagtctACATTAGAACAATCTTCTCCCTTACACTCCCTTcag ataTTAAAAACGATCCTCCCTCAAATTGAAGATCATAAagaaaacacaataaataacaatttaag ttttgatgAAGTTTCCAACATTCCAAATACATCGCTTTCGgaaacaacattaaaaaaaaccaacgaaGGTCCGTTGATTGAGAAGATACTCGAAACGAATGAGTCAAAACCAAAAATAGAAACAACGGAATTCAATGATTTACAAACGCGGGTAGCTTTTCTAAAACCCGTGACAGTAGAAATGCCAGCTACCGTAAAACACGTTCAATCCGTAAATAAACTCCATGAAGAGCctagtaaaatcaataatataaatatgcaatGTGAATTTCGTAATAACAAACCGGAAATTCAAATACCAGTAAATAAAGACGAAAAAGTTAAAAGGTATTTGTACACGGGTCCCCCAAAAATCAGTCTATCCACGTGGAACGAACGCCCTAAAAGGCAGGTCAGCATCAAAACTGACCGAGACTACGTTATTGGCATTAGACAAAGGTTACAACGAAAGGCCGACGATAATGCGAACAAGTCGTTAGATGAAGACCACTGCAACAAGCCTGTATCCAGGGTACCGATAGTGAAGTCTGTCGAACTGAAAAAACCTTATGCTGAACAATTACAAACGGCTAGCCCGGTTCTGGCTTTGTCCGAAGCGATCAAAGTTGAAGCAAAGCTCAGTAATGAACTAAAGAAACCTTACGTTGAACAATTGCAAGCGGTTAGCCCGGTTCTAGCCCTGTCCGAAGCGATTAAAGCTCAAGCTAAACTCAGTAATGGCTACAGTTACCATGGCAGTACGATCATGTTGACCGGTGAAAATGACGATAACGTAATATTAAGACCGTTGGATAAGAAATCATCCATTGACAGTTCGTATACATTTGGTAAACTAATGGGCCGGCAAAGAAAACCTAGGGAAATTTCAACGAACGTCGACCCCAGGGAAAATCTACTCGAGTCAATTAGATCATTCGGGGGCAGAGacaacctaaaaaaaattagagcaTAG
- the LOC113553121 gene encoding cordon-bleu protein-like 1 isoform X2, with protein sequence MSLQMPVTEDTPPDMLSGAMDLNVILPNGSVIKMSVERSTPMMDLLVQITTAHKLSPGNHAVHAIGDRGVLPYKPSTPIGALDTWTVNIVPKNLSKNGRYQSQSIMKCISKPFEQTFRLQVHLPRNQLYVSRISPKTPLNNILKQVCFEKNLDSTKYTLRKPDKLNEPLDLSKTLVEYKLQQLSLVLNTNRTLIGGLSSDDIMSRAPKKFSCDDSLSSGSLGGRSLSPTRSDESSDTPRRPLMVKVLPSRPVRKRRLAPKPPSQQRNAPEQTIISHSRNSSDSSGYHESSVLSDAVDCSVGMTRTGNFSPTKTSGPTMSRSMTNLQVCGQNQNQFSEIPFMSNNIGQSKHSVSTTSLISIQSRKKKAAPLPPLANKPKLAPPQEEPESEPEIQRKSQTLPVTTKMYIADPQEKSKTVSRIELNNNVVEPNLSPATSSLSSLSRSDVDRDLTEPTSPTSSIVIGCNYLLKLEVKSKRPAPKPPMRSSTINRSEASNPLGDLTTVPRLSSGSTADEDELRMDDEEIDRIFGDATSGYDTPSIVTIKENNTDVTDIDWEYKLPDPPSAFRDDHSPTMTMFDTVTIGNLKDVVFQEEPTINPIKVKEDNITAEESVKKIIGDEYHCFTQDSGIGSDDSSLPSSCEEKIHADEKPVKIVEPKESKLNNFKIVAYDEDCSRPTEIFCDESVKTWKTTQIARESNPAYKTQTTNLVNRHKSFSMDRTNLSVTVKRSTSHISLLSGNIKPSNRLAKHYIGRTYSSERLNYDDKSPVKRSFSVDNITEDAQENCQDDNEIEIIPKKIESTLEQSSPLHSLQILKTILPQIEDHKENTINNNLSFDEVSNIPNTSLSETTLKKTNEGPLIEKILETNESKPKIETTEFNDLQTRVAFLKPVTVEMPATVKHVQSVNKLHEEPSKINNINMQCEFRNNKPEIQIPVNKDEKVKRYLYTGPPKISLSTWNERPKRQVSIKTDRDYVIGIRQRLQRKADDNANKSLDEDHCNKPVSRVPIVKSVELKKPYAEQLQTASPVLALSEAIKVEAKLSNELKKPYVEQLQAVSPVLALSEAIKAQAKLSNGYSYHGSTIMLTGENDDNVILRPLDKKSSIDSSYTFGKLMGRQRKPREISTNVDPRENLLESIRSFGGRDNLKKIRA encoded by the exons ATGTCCTTGCAGATGCCGGTGACGGAAGACACGCCTCCCGACATGCTGTCTGGGGCAATGGATCTAAACGTGATTTTGCCTAACGGTTCCGTGATCAAGATGAGCGTCGAGAGAAG tacgCCAATGATGGACTTGCTTGTGCAGATTACTACTGCCCACAAATTATCGCCAGGCAATCATGCGGTGCATGCCATCGGTGATCGCGGTGTCTTACCGTATAAACCCAGTACTCCTATCG GTGCCCTAGATACATGGACAGTAAACATCGTTCCTAAAAACTTAAGTAAAAATGGCAGGTATCAAAGCCAGTCTATTATGAAATGCATATCAAAACCGTTCGAACAAACGTTTCGTCttcaa gtacatttaccAAGAAATCAGTTATACGTATCCCGAATAAGTCCAAAAACACCACTAAACAACATTCTTAAGCAAGTATGTTTCGAGAAAAATCTTGATTCCACCAAGTATACATTAAGAAAACCcg acaaaTTGAACGAGCCCTTGGACTTGAGTAAAACATTAGTTGAGTATAAACTACAACAATTGTCTCTGGTATTGAATACTAATCGCACTCTCATCGGCGGCCTATCCTCAGATGACATTATGTCCCGGGCCCCTAAAAAATTTTCG TGTGATGATAGTTTGAGTAGTGGTAGTTTGGGTGGTAGAAGTTTGAGTCCCACTAGATCAGATGAATCCTCAGACACTCCACGTCGCCCACTAATGGTCAAAGTATTACCATCTAGACCAGTCCGAAAGAGAAGACTAGCACCAAAACCACCATCG caACAACGAAATGCTCcagaacaaacaataatatcacattCGCGAAATAGTTCTGATAGTAGTGGATACCACGAATCATCAGTCCTTAGTGATGCTGTTGATTgcag TGTTGGAATGACGAGGACTGGAAATTTTTCTCCTACCAAAACGTCTGGCCCAACCATGTCGCGTTCAATGACCAATCTTCAAGTTTGCGGACAAAATCAGAACCAGTTCTCTGAAATACCTTTTATGTCTAACAACATAGGTCAATCAAAACACTCGGTATCGACTACATCACTTATATCAATTCAAA GTCGTAAAAAGAAAGCTGCACCCCTTCCACCTCTAGCAAATAAACCTAAACTTGCACCACCGCAAGAAGAACCTGAAAGTGAACCAGAAATACAGAGAAAATCACAAACACTGCCTGTtactacaaaaatgtatatagcaGATCCacaagaaaaatcaaaaactgttTCCAGAATAGAACTGAACAATAATGTAGTTGAACCTAATCTATCCCCAGCAACATCCTCGTTGTCATCACTTAGTCGATCAGATGTAGATAGAG ATTTGACTGAACCCACATCTCCCACATCCTCGATTGTAATAGGttgtaattacttattaaaattggaAGTGAAATCGAAAAGACCGGCGCCTAAACCACCTATGCGATCTTCGACTATAAACCGATCAGAGGCATCCAATCCACTTGGAGATTTGACAACAGTACCTCGATTATCTTCAG GTTCCACTGCCGACGAAGACGAATTGCGTATGGATGATGAAGAAATCGATCGTATATTTGGAGATGCAACTAGTGGTTACGATACACCATCTATCGTTACCATTAAAGAAAACAACACAGACGTTACAGATATTGATTGGGAATACAAATTACCTGATCCTCCTTCAGCATTTAGGGATGACCATTCTCCTACAATGACGATGTTCGATACAGTAACCATCGGTAACCTTAAAGATGTCGTATTTCAAGAGGAACCTACTATTAATCCAATAAAAGTTAAAGAAGATAATATCACGGCTGAAGagtctgtaaaaaaaataattggagACGAATACCATTGTTTCACTCAAGACTCGGGGATTGGATCAGATGATTCATCATTACCATCGAGTTGTGAAGAAAAAATACACGCAGATGAAAAACCCGTTAAAATTGTAGAACCAAAAGAATCtaaactaaacaattttaaaattgtggcTTATGATGAAGATTGCTCTAGACCAACAGAGATATTCTGTGATGAGTCGGTTAAAACATGGAAGACAACACAAATAGCTCGAGAATCAAATCCCGCGTACAAAACGCAAACCACGAACTTGGTTAATAGGCACAAATCGTTCAGTATGGATAGAACTAACTTGTCTGTAACAGTCAAACGAAGTACGTCACATATTAGTCTTTTAAGTGGTAATATAAAACCATCGAATCGGCTGGCCAAACACTATATTGGACGAACTTATTCCTCTGAACGACTTAATTACGATGACAAGTCTCCAGTGAAAAGATCATTCAGTGTAGATAACATAACAGAAG ATGCGCAAGAAAATTGCCAAGACGACAATGAAATCGaaataataccaaaaaaaattgagtctACATTAGAACAATCTTCTCCCTTACACTCCCTTcag ataTTAAAAACGATCCTCCCTCAAATTGAAGATCATAAagaaaacacaataaataacaatttaag ttttgatgAAGTTTCCAACATTCCAAATACATCGCTTTCGgaaacaacattaaaaaaaaccaacgaaGGTCCGTTGATTGAGAAGATACTCGAAACGAATGAGTCAAAACCAAAAATAGAAACAACGGAATTCAATGATTTACAAACGCGGGTAGCTTTTCTAAAACCCGTGACAGTAGAAATGCCAGCTACCGTAAAACACGTTCAATCCGTAAATAAACTCCATGAAGAGCctagtaaaatcaataatataaatatgcaatGTGAATTTCGTAATAACAAACCGGAAATTCAAATACCAGTAAATAAAGACGAAAAAGTTAAAAGGTATTTGTACACGGGTCCCCCAAAAATCAGTCTATCCACGTGGAACGAACGCCCTAAAAGGCAGGTCAGCATCAAAACTGACCGAGACTACGTTATTGGCATTAGACAAAGGTTACAACGAAAGGCCGACGATAATGCGAACAAGTCGTTAGATGAAGACCACTGCAACAAGCCTGTATCCAGGGTACCGATAGTGAAGTCTGTCGAACTGAAAAAACCTTATGCTGAACAATTACAAACGGCTAGCCCGGTTCTGGCTTTGTCCGAAGCGATCAAAGTTGAAGCAAAGCTCAGTAATGAACTAAAGAAACCTTACGTTGAACAATTGCAAGCGGTTAGCCCGGTTCTAGCCCTGTCCGAAGCGATTAAAGCTCAAGCTAAACTCAGTAATGGCTACAGTTACCATGGCAGTACGATCATGTTGACCGGTGAAAATGACGATAACGTAATATTAAGACCGTTGGATAAGAAATCATCCATTGACAGTTCGTATACATTTGGTAAACTAATGGGCCGGCAAAGAAAACCTAGGGAAATTTCAACGAACGTCGACCCCAGGGAAAATCTACTCGAGTCAATTAGATCATTCGGGGGCAGAGacaacctaaaaaaaattagagcaTAG